One genomic window of Mustela lutreola isolate mMusLut2 chromosome 14, mMusLut2.pri, whole genome shotgun sequence includes the following:
- the LOC131814449 gene encoding claudin-6-like — MASTGLQILRIILMLLGWVNALLSCALALWKVTAFISNITMAAQVVWEELQMSCMVQSTGQMQCMVYAPLLVLPQDQQTARDHPPVGSAWSVGYVEDKDSKGHLVIFSEIIFIISGILPRSPSAASPHNHVGLLQPPGGQGPKVGGGAFYLG, encoded by the coding sequence ATGGCTTCCACTGGTCTACAAATCCTGAGGATCATCCTAATGCTGCTTGGCTGGGTgaatgctctgctttcctgtGCCCTGGCCCTATGGAAAGTGACTGCCTTCATCAGCAACATCACTATGGCAGCCCAGGTGGTGTGGGAGGAGCTGCAGATGTCCTGCATGGTGCAGAGCACAGGTCAGATGCAGTGCATGGTATACGCCCCACTGCTCGTGCTGCCCCAGGACCAGCAGACTGCTCGTGATCATCCTCCTGTTGGCTCTGCTTGGTCTGTTGGTTACGTGGAAGACAAGGACTCCAAGGGCCATTTGGTGATTTTCTCTGAGATCATCTTTATCATCTCAGGGATCCTGCCCAGATCCCCATCTGCTGCCAGCCCACACAACCATGTAGGACTTCTACAACCCCCAGGTGGCCAAGGCCCAAAAGTAGGAGGTGGGGCCTTCTACCTGGGCTGA